A section of the Dehalobacter sp. DCM genome encodes:
- a CDS encoding biotin/lipoyl-containing protein, with translation MLEIQLNKSVGVICKVGRVFVKKGDIVHNDDVLFTVESRKTQTVIHANFEGKITGVNLVGGGAVKPETVIMTVDGKTANESKVLITNSR, from the coding sequence ATGTTGGAAATACAACTTAACAAGTCCGTAGGTGTCATTTGCAAAGTTGGCAGGGTGTTTGTGAAAAAGGGGGATATCGTTCATAACGATGATGTCCTATTTACGGTGGAATCACGCAAAACACAGACAGTTATTCATGCTAATTTCGAAGGCAAAATCACCGGCGTAAATCTCGTCGGCGGGGGTGCGGTTAAGCCAGAAACTGTTATCATGACGGTGGATGGAAAAACAGCAAACGAATCAAAGGTACTGATAACAAATTCCAGATAA
- a CDS encoding biotin/lipoyl-containing protein, with protein sequence MLGVKVNDYITSTCKISGIFVNAGDSVSCGDDLFSVESQKMSKVIKANFEGKINYVNLVKGDELIEGAFVITVDGDVIEKSDDIVVEHI encoded by the coding sequence ATGCTGGGAGTCAAGGTGAATGATTATATCACGTCGACCTGTAAAATTAGCGGTATTTTTGTCAATGCAGGAGATTCTGTGAGCTGCGGTGATGACTTGTTTAGTGTGGAATCCCAAAAAATGAGCAAGGTGATTAAAGCGAATTTTGAAGGAAAAATCAACTATGTTAACTTAGTTAAGGGTGACGAGTTGATTGAAGGAGCTTTTGTTATTACAGTAGATGGCGATGTCATTGAGAAATCTGATGACATTGTGGTGGAACACATATAA
- a CDS encoding lipoate--protein ligase encodes MSKLKLKVMEPKSHDPWLNLAIEEYLLQAKASEEIILLLWQNAKTIVIGANQNPWKECNIGLLEENEGKLARRISGGGAVYHDLGNLNFSFLMDQSDYNLARQLKIITDALVEHQVIAEFKGRNDILADGKKFSGNAFYQSGNKALHHGTLLVNCDFSEMTKYLQVSEKKIQSKGIDSISARVINLRELNPNITINGLIESIKKLFAMSYGENYVQMTENELDADKLDVIYQRNRSWEWRFGDTPECQISFSNRFSWGELDINLNVDKGLINDIRIYSDAIDVRLVETIKELFIGLPLDAAVIQKKYKDYTGEQAYKDVINWFIKEVNHY; translated from the coding sequence ATGTCCAAGTTAAAACTTAAAGTGATGGAACCGAAGAGTCATGATCCATGGCTAAACCTGGCAATAGAAGAATATTTACTTCAGGCCAAAGCATCGGAAGAAATTATCCTTCTACTCTGGCAAAATGCGAAGACAATTGTTATTGGCGCGAATCAGAATCCTTGGAAAGAATGCAACATCGGTCTTTTAGAAGAAAACGAAGGTAAGCTGGCTCGCAGGATTTCAGGAGGCGGTGCTGTTTACCATGATCTGGGAAACTTGAACTTCAGCTTTTTAATGGATCAGTCCGATTACAATTTGGCAAGGCAACTTAAAATTATCACGGACGCCCTGGTGGAGCATCAGGTTATCGCTGAATTTAAGGGCAGAAACGACATTCTGGCTGACGGGAAAAAATTCTCCGGAAATGCGTTTTACCAAAGCGGCAATAAAGCTTTGCACCATGGAACTCTCTTAGTTAATTGTGATTTCTCAGAAATGACCAAGTATTTGCAGGTTTCAGAGAAGAAAATTCAATCGAAAGGCATTGACTCGATCAGCGCCAGGGTCATTAATCTCAGAGAATTGAATCCAAACATAACAATCAACGGTTTAATAGAGAGCATCAAGAAGCTGTTTGCCATGAGTTACGGAGAAAATTATGTCCAAATGACTGAGAATGAACTCGACGCGGACAAATTAGACGTAATCTATCAAAGAAATCGTTCTTGGGAGTGGCGATTCGGAGATACTCCCGAATGCCAAATATCTTTTTCCAACCGCTTTTCGTGGGGAGAGCTCGACATTAACTTAAATGTCGATAAAGGGTTGATCAACGATATTCGAATATATTCCGACGCCATCGATGTTCGTCTGGTGGAAACGATAAAAGAACTTTTCATTGGCTTGCCGTTAGATGCTGCCGTTATCCAAAAAAAGTATAAAGATTATACGGGGGAGCAAGCGTACAAGGATGTCATCAACTGGTTTATTAAAGAAGTCAATCATTATTAA
- a CDS encoding putative zinc-binding protein — MESIGTKPPTTPVKVGVISCSGEDCLGGTISRLATRKILERIRLGEAVTICLPLFIAGGEEERAFAAVFPTITVDGCNKWCAKRATENLSGKVSDTVLVADIIGAEVAESAVLSTRNLTPEHMGMVDKVAEEIRVKLDRLADQNRR; from the coding sequence CAGTTAAGGTGGGTGTCATTTCTTGCAGCGGGGAAGATTGCCTGGGTGGCACGATTTCGCGTTTAGCGACGCGTAAAATTCTGGAACGAATTCGTCTGGGAGAAGCGGTGACCATTTGTCTGCCATTATTCATTGCCGGAGGGGAAGAAGAAAGAGCTTTTGCAGCTGTTTTCCCAACCATCACCGTGGATGGCTGCAATAAATGGTGTGCCAAGAGAGCAACTGAAAACTTAAGCGGGAAGGTCAGTGACACGGTTCTGGTTGCCGATATTATCGGCGCGGAAGTAGCGGAAAGTGCCGTACTTTCTACCCGAAATCTTACCCCGGAACATATGGGAATGGTGGATAAAGTCGCAGAGGAAATAAGGGTGAAACTGGATCGTCTGGCTGACCAAAATCGGAGGTAA
- a CDS encoding biotin/lipoyl-containing protein has product MLEVRINQLTEVCKVNKVFVQEGDIVKNGSAIFSIEIKKCQIVYNSNFEGKVVKVFLNPGKKHSSEELALLVEGKVTGESKTFMIEQKVVPANS; this is encoded by the coding sequence GTGCTTGAAGTAAGAATTAACCAGCTGACCGAGGTCTGCAAAGTGAACAAAGTGTTTGTCCAAGAAGGGGATATCGTTAAAAATGGTAGTGCGATATTCAGTATTGAGATTAAAAAGTGCCAGATCGTTTATAACTCAAACTTTGAAGGTAAGGTCGTAAAAGTCTTTCTTAATCCGGGTAAAAAACACAGTTCGGAAGAACTCGCCCTGCTAGTGGAAGGGAAGGTTACCGGAGAATCCAAAACATTTATGATTGAACAAAAGGTCGTACCGGCTAATTCTTAA